The Pirellulales bacterium DNA segment ATCTTCAGGACATTATGTGCATGCTCAAGGAGCGGGGTGCGACGCTGATGGCGACGGAACAGCCGGTCGACACGAGCACGGCGACCGGCAAGGCGTTCCTCGATATGCTCGGCGTCTTCGCCGAGTTTGAGACCAATCTGCGCCGGGAACGCCAGCTCGAGGGCATCGCCGCGGCGAAGGTGCGCGGTGTCTACCAGGGACGTAAGCCATCGCTTGATTCCTCCGAAATCCGCCGTCTTCACACCGAGGAAAAGCTTGGGCCGACCGCGATCGCGCGCCGGCTCGGCATCGGCCGCGCGTCGGTCTACCGTGTGCTCGCGGGTAGCGACCGCACCTGATGCCGGTCTCCTTCCTCTCCCCGCAGCAGCAGGAACGTTACGGCCAGTTCCGCGGTGATCCGACGCCCGACCAACTGGCCCGCTGCTTTCATCTTGACGATGCCGACCTGGCATTCGTCCACTCGCACCGTGGCGCGCACATGCGCCTGGGTTGCGCCATTCAACTGGGCACGGTGCGGTTCCTGGGCACACTGCTTGAGGATCCCACCGCCGTGCCGGCGTCAGTGGCCCGTTTCGTCGCGGACCAACTCGGGATCACCGTCGACGGCCACCTTGACGCTTACCGGGCGAATCGGTGGCGCTGGCGCCATCCGATCGAGATCCGCGCGCAGTACGGCTATTGCGACATCACCGACGTCGGCGTTGGCTTCCGTCTCGGTCGCTGGCTTTTTGCGCTGTGCTGGACGGGCACCGAGCGTCTCAGTGTCTTGTTCGACCGGGCCAGCGACTGGCTGCTGACGCACAAGGTTCTCCTGCCAGGCACGAGCACCCTCGAGCGCTTCATTGCCCGACTGCGCAGCCGGGCGGAAGCACGCCTATGGCGGCTGCTCGGGCGGGATGTCACCCGCGAGCAGCAGGCCCGGCTGGATGCGTTGCTGAAGGTGCCACAGGGCAGCCGTTTTTCGCCCCTGGACCGGTTGCGCGCCGGTCCAGTGTCGGTCAGTAACCAATCGCTGGTGGCCGCGCTACAGCGCCTGCAAGCGGTGCGCGAGCTGGGTATCGCGCTGCCTGCCGCCCGCGTTCCGCCCAGCCGGCTGGCCTCCCTGGCCCGTTTTGCCGGCGCCGCCAAAGTCAGCGCGATGGGTCGGCTGCCGCCCGCGCGCCGGATAGCAACGCTGGTCGCCTTCGTGCATTGCCTTGAGGCGACCGCGCAGGACGATGCGCTCGAGGTGTTGGAACGGCTCCTGCGCGCGCTGTTCGCCGAGGCCGTCAAGGCCGACCGCCAGGCGCGACTGCGTACCCTTAAGGATCTCGATCAGGCGGCCATCCTGCTGGCCGCCGCCTGCCGCCTGCTGCTCGATCCGGTGGTCGTGGACGTGGAGCTACGTCCCCAGGTGTTTGCGCGGGTGCCGCAGAATACCCTTACCCAGGCGCTCGACAACGTCGACGCGCTGACCCGACCGCCGGACGACGTCTTCTATGGCGAACTCGAGAAACGGTACGGCAAAGTTCGCCGCTTCCTGCCGACGCTTCTCAAGCAGGTCCATTTCGGTGCCAGTCCGGCCGGGAAACCGGTGGTGGCCGCCTTCGACTGGCTGCGCGAGAACGACAGAAAACCCAAGCCCGACCAGGCTGCGCCATGCGAGGTGGTCCGCAAGCCGTGGCAGCGCTCGGTGCTGCGCGACGACGGGAAGGTCGATCGCCGTGCCTATACCTTCTGTATGCTCGACGCGTTGCACACGGCCCTGCGCCGCCGCGATGTGTTCGTCTCGCCGAGTTGGCGCTACGCCGATCCGCGCGCGGGACTCCTGACCGGCGACGAGTGGGAAGCGGCGCGGCCGATCATCTGTCGCTCGCTCGAGCTGCCGTCCAACCCACAGCCGGTGCTGGCCGCTTTGGCGGCCGAGCTGAATCAAACGTATCGCGCTGTCGCCGCACGCTTGCCGGACAATCCGGCCGTGCGTTTCGAGCAAGACGAGCTGATTCTGAGTCCGCTCGACAAGCTTGACGAACCGCCGTCACTGGTCGCGCTGCGCGAGGCGGTGGCCGCACGTCTGCCGCGTGTCGAGCTGCCGGAAATCCTGCTCGAGATCGCGGCCCGCACCGGCTTTACCGACGCCTTTACGCACCTGACCGAGCGCTCGGCACGGGCGGCCGACCTGACGACCAGCCTCTGCGCGGTACTCTTGGCCGAGGCATGCAATACTGGCCTCGAGCCACTGATTCGGCCCGACGTGCCAGCGCTCAAGCGTGGCCGCCTGTCGTGGGTCGACCAGAACTATGTGCGCGACGAGACCGTGACCGCCGCCAATGCGGCCCTCGTCGCCGCACAAAACCGACTCGAGCTCGCGCACGCCTGGGGCGGCGGCGAGGTTGCGTCGGCGGACGGCATGCGGTTCGTCGTGCCGGTGCGCACCGTGCATGCCGGGCCGAACCCCAAATATTTCGGTCCGCTCAAAGGGGTGACTTGGTACAACCTGCTCTCGAACCAGCTCACCGGACTGAACGCCATCGTGGTGCCCGGCACGCTACGCGACTCCCTGGTGTTGCTGGCCGTGGTGCTGGAGCAGGAAACGGAGCTGCGGCCCACCCGGATCATGACCGACACCGGGGCCTACAGCGATGTCGTGTTTGGCCTCTTTCGGTTGCTCGGCTATCGATTCAGCCCGCGACTGGCGGATATCGGCGGCACCCGCTTCTGGCGGATCGATCCCGATGCCGACTATGGCGAGCTCAACACCATCGCGCGCCAACGCATCAACGTGTCACTCATCGCCCAACACTGGGATGATCTGCTGCGGCTGGCCG contains these protein-coding regions:
- a CDS encoding recombinase family protein translates to MALYGYARVSTIDQDVTLQERTLRAAGCNIVRSEKVSGSKRDGRTELELLLAFLRPGDTLVVTRIDRLARSIKDLQDIMCMLKERGATLMATEQPVDTSTATGKAFLDMLGVFAEFETNLRRERQLEGIAAAKVRGVYQGRKPSLDSSEIRRLHTEEKLGPTAIARRLGIGRASVYRVLAGSDRT
- a CDS encoding Tn3 family transposase; translated protein: MPVSFLSPQQQERYGQFRGDPTPDQLARCFHLDDADLAFVHSHRGAHMRLGCAIQLGTVRFLGTLLEDPTAVPASVARFVADQLGITVDGHLDAYRANRWRWRHPIEIRAQYGYCDITDVGVGFRLGRWLFALCWTGTERLSVLFDRASDWLLTHKVLLPGTSTLERFIARLRSRAEARLWRLLGRDVTREQQARLDALLKVPQGSRFSPLDRLRAGPVSVSNQSLVAALQRLQAVRELGIALPAARVPPSRLASLARFAGAAKVSAMGRLPPARRIATLVAFVHCLEATAQDDALEVLERLLRALFAEAVKADRQARLRTLKDLDQAAILLAAACRLLLDPVVVDVELRPQVFARVPQNTLTQALDNVDALTRPPDDVFYGELEKRYGKVRRFLPTLLKQVHFGASPAGKPVVAAFDWLRENDRKPKPDQAAPCEVVRKPWQRSVLRDDGKVDRRAYTFCMLDALHTALRRRDVFVSPSWRYADPRAGLLTGDEWEAARPIICRSLELPSNPQPVLAALAAELNQTYRAVAARLPDNPAVRFEQDELILSPLDKLDEPPSLVALREAVAARLPRVELPEILLEIAARTGFTDAFTHLTERSARAADLTTSLCAVLLAEACNTGLEPLIRPDVPALKRGRLSWVDQNYVRDETVTAANAALVAAQNRLELAHAWGGGEVASADGMRFVVPVRTVHAGPNPKYFGPLKGVTWYNLLSNQLTGLNAIVVPGTLRDSLVLLAVVLEQETELRPTRIMTDTGAYSDVVFGLFRLLGYRFSPRLADIGGTRFWRIDPDADYGELNTIARQRINVSLIAQHWDDLLRLAGSLKLGRVPATGIMRTLQIGDRPTRLAQALAEFGRIDKTLHTLNYIDDETRRRATLLQLNRGEGRHSLARAMFHGKRGELRQRYREGQEDQLGALGLVVNAVVLWNTIYLDAALAQLRREGYPIHDADVARLSPLIHEHINMLGRYSFSVPEAVSRGELRPLRNPAEQDT